A genomic region of Venturia canescens isolate UGA chromosome 7, ASM1945775v1, whole genome shotgun sequence contains the following coding sequences:
- the LOC122413442 gene encoding ankyrin repeat domain-containing protein 27-like, which yields MEASYDEDLSENSFLQVLRQEYPSIFEKAVSEGLVICVPRCGTFTKSALVEDDFLSHILIPDRDNSSPRFHTLAGKEIKVSNRVLTVEYDIAKPCSAHLLFEETFYTDRRLKYSLWCIEHPLERSISASRDDVFVVTNLREALDLLWTEVFNKDIIKEMTMAIEEFQERHEDLEDLMVDTQRDLVGRLYARNLRMLLQDIRLREKTESNRHFLRTIKIATETYTLHGLRNVLPRSVAARTSYEDALLNKTIKNLHDVQLRDLGVRSDTYDGILRGKLELSRLTLNSTVLGKVGCLKKAIRYVTEQGTRNRLVSTDDILPVLIFLVIRAGVPNWIGQLTFMRQFRFSTDSTNNETDEAGFLITSLEAAIEHVKSGVLKATTADYSEIFTENKNYDHSTNSFNRKPEDDTISLANLFSAIRQSNLTEVDRILGQSGSCSKTCATEALKLCHPLCTCETCERRIAGASLTHLPTVHSRDDRGMTAIHVASLCGHVNVVDYLLEHEADPNDSDADGTTPLHCAASRGHQNTLLLLLHANADPTITDSRGNTPLHLASDHGHEGCVKAIIYFTEQMAIPMKKSPANSNGETPLHHAAKWGYDNIVEILMEHGANPRATNRRGQTPLVVAHNSRVSKLLQTPPNVRLSNYVSTYPLGIKIPNKAPNFQRTLANNSRRSNPSRKVHRLLAAVVENDVRLACFYLGLDAPFPKTSINHQSPALCHPLCNCDRCNGCDDCTSNEGLSDALEKTQSLGLNISNESNETALHVACDHGHTEMVEILLDAGASINLKTINGRTPLHLASSRGWIKIVKLLLNCGNCDINAIDVLGDTSLHLVARSGNVRIVQLLIRYGASTNIRNSRGITPLEEVEKISSSDIFMTESYSNVVKILKNNRATNTCNYEIE from the exons ATGGAAGCGAGCTACGACGAAGACCTGtcggaaaattcttttttacaaGTTCTTCGTCAAGAGTATCCCTCTATCTTTGAAAAAGCAGTCAGCGAAGGTTTAGTCATTTGCGTACCAAGATGCGGAACCTTTACCAAATCTGCGCTTGTCGAAGACGACTTCCTCAGTCATATTCTTATACCAGACAGGGACAATTCTAGTCCTCGCTTCCACACTTTAGCTGGCAAAGAGATAAAGGTTTCCAATCGTGTGCTCACTGTCGAATATGACATTGCCAAACCGTGTTCGGCTCATCTATTATTTGAAGAAACTTTCTACACGGACAGACGCTTAAAATATTCTTTATG GTGTATAGAGCATCCTTTGGAGCGGAGTATCTCAGCTTCTAGAGACGATGTTTTCGTAGTGACGAACCTTCGCGAAGCTCTGGATCTTCTTTGGACAGAAGTATTTAACAAGGATATAATAAAGGAAATGACAATGGCAATCGAGGAATTCCAAGAGCGTCATGAAGACTTGGAGGACTTGATGGTCGACACTCAGCGTGATCTTGTAGGTCGACTTTATGCAAGAAACTTACGAATGCTATTGCAGGACATACGTTTGCGCGAAAAGACCGAATCAAATCGTCATTTTCTTCGAACAATCAAAATTGCCACTGAAACCTACACGCTTCACGGTTTGCGAAATGTTTTGCCACGCTCCGTGGCGGCGAGAACCTCCTATGAGGACGCCTTGCTGAACAAAACTATCAAAAACCTTCATGATGTACAATTGCGTGATTTGGGAGTACGCTCAGATACGTATGATGGAATATTACGGGGTAAACTGGAATTATCACGGCTCACACTAAACTCAACGGTTTTGGGCAAAGTAGGCTGTTTAAAAAAAGCTATACGTTACGTAACGGAGCAGGGTACGAGAAACCGCCTCGTATCCACCGATGACATACTTCCCGTACTGATTTTTCTTGTTATAAGAGCAGGTGTACCAAATTGGATCGGCCAATTGACGTTCATGAGGCAATTCCGTTTTTCCACTGACTCAACGAATAACGAGACTGACGAAGCTGGTTTTTTAATAACTAGTTTAGAAGCTGCGATCGAGCACGTTAAATCGGGAGTACTCAAAGCTACGACGGCCGACTATTCAGAAATTTttacggaaaataaaaattacgaTCACTCGACGAATTCATTCAATCGCAAACCGGAAGACGATACAATCTCATTGGCAAATTTATTCTCGGCGATCAGACAATCGAATTTGACTGAAGTCGATAGAATACTCGGGCAGTCGGGGAGTTGTTCGAAAACATGCGCTACCGAGGCGTTAAAGCTCTGTCATCCTCTATGCACGTGTGAAACATGCGAGAGGCGAATCGCTGGTGCGTCGCTAACCCATTTACCAACTGTTCATTCACGGGATGATCGTGGAATGACTGCGATCCACGTTGCTTCGTTGTGCGGTCACGTGAACGTGGTCGATTATCTTCTGGAGCACGAGGCTGATCCAAACGACTCGGATGCCGATGGGACAACTCCGTTGCATTGCGCAGCATCGCGAGGTCACCAAAATACTCTTCTGCTTCTGTTGCACGCAAATGCTGATCCAACGATAACCGATTCGCGAGGAAATACACCGCTTCATCTCGCTTCGGACCACGGACACGAAGGCTGCGTCAAAGCCATCATCTATTTTACCGAACAAATGGCTATCCCTATGAAAAAAAGTCCAGCCAATTCGAACGGTGAGACGCCTCTGCACCACGCTGCCAAATGGGGCTATGACAACATCGTCGAGATTCTTATGGAACACGGTGCAAATCCTCGTGCAACCAATCGTCGTGGACAAACTCCCCTCGTAGTTGCCCATAATTCCCGGGTCTCAAAACTTTTGCAAACTCCACCCAACGTTCGATTATCCAATTATGTTTCTACGTACCCCCTTGGAATAAAAATCCCCAACAAAGCCCCTAATTTTCAGAGAACCTTAGCAAACAATTCGCGAAGATCGAACCCCAGTCGAAAAGTCCACAGGCTCCTGGCTGCTGTAGTCGAAAATGATGTAAGATTAGCCTGCTTCTATCTTGGTCTCGATGCTCCTTTCCCCAAAACTTCCATCAACCATCAGTCTCCTGCTCTCTGTCATCCTCTCTGCAACTGCGATCGATGCAATGGTTGTGATGACTGCACGTCGAATGAGGGATTGAGCGACGCTCTTGAGAAAACTCAGAGTTTAGGATTGAACATTTCCAACGAGAGCAACGAAACTGCTCTTCATGTCGCATGCGATCACGGGCATACGGAAATGGTGGAGATTCTCTTGGATGCAGGGGCGAGTATTAATTTGAAAACGATCAATGGTCGTACTCCTCTCCATCTCGCGTCTTCCAGAGGCTGGATTAAAATCGTCAAATTATTGCTCAATTGTGGTAATTGCGACATCAATGCCATCGACGTCCTCGGGGATACTTCGCTTCATCTCGTCGCAAGAAGCGGTAATGTCAGAATAGTACAATTACTCATCAGATATGGAGCGAGTACGAATATACGTAATTCCAGAGGCATTACTCCTTTGgaggaagttgaaaaaatttcctccAGTGATATATTTATGACAGAGTCATATTCTAACGTTGtcaaaatactgaaaaataatcgagcCACGAATACTTGTAATTACGAAATAGAATGA